From candidate division KSB1 bacterium, a single genomic window includes:
- a CDS encoding phenylalanine--tRNA ligase subunit beta — translation MKVTYKWLKSYTDFDLTPEELVNSLTMLGLEVDSLQPVSWDFDGIVVGKVIQKSAHENADRLSVCEVDVGSKTLKIVCGAPNVEVGQKVPVAMEGTRLPNGTVIKQTKIRGVDSQGMICSEAELGISSRSDGIMVLDNKIKFGQKLHDALEDGDSVIDIDVTPNRPDCFGVIGIARDISALSNSTLRKPKLELVENGRSVSDLIKINILDPEKCPRYTARFIGDIEIKPSPWWLVQKLEAVGVRSTNNVVDVTNYVMLETGQPLHAFDYDLIRGQEMNVKTATKGEKFVTLDNVTHTLNSECLMICDAEGAVAIGGVMGGLNSEVSDSTKNILLEAAYFDPINIRRTSKFIGSSTEASRRFERGVDPNGTLFALDRAAQLIAEVSGGKIAKGSVDVYPTQIKPKKVRLRSARVAHLLGVSVPVKEIKSILERLGFKVSGENDFQVEVPTFRPDVTREADLIEEVARLYGYDNIPADTTALIEQAVSKSTYEQFIKKITNTLISFGFSETVTYNLISKKHAEIFSSNKERAHVINPLSEDLSNLRPSLIPGLLKTAQWNINRQNSNLKLFEIGSVFHKVGKNIEEKASVAGILTGYSAEEAWNIKAKILDIYDLKGYTHELLIRNRIKNFSFEPHTSAFTNKKTMAIKKDGDLLGFLGEVKSEILEEFGIEQPLFAFNFDLEKLVERLQLELAFSPIPKFPPIKRAMAIVVNERMNAESLLKEIKKKGGEFLKNTNVFDIFQGESIGAGKKSLAFNLTFYSLERTLTEEEVEAQMKQILEALEAKFSAKLRS, via the coding sequence ATGAAAGTAACTTATAAGTGGCTTAAATCTTACACTGATTTTGATCTGACTCCGGAGGAGCTGGTGAATTCACTAACCATGCTCGGTTTGGAAGTGGATTCGCTGCAGCCGGTTTCCTGGGATTTTGACGGAATTGTCGTTGGTAAAGTTATTCAAAAATCAGCACATGAGAATGCTGATCGGCTTTCTGTCTGTGAAGTTGATGTCGGCTCAAAGACGCTCAAGATCGTTTGTGGTGCTCCAAACGTCGAGGTCGGGCAAAAGGTGCCGGTGGCAATGGAAGGGACGCGTTTGCCAAATGGTACGGTTATTAAGCAAACGAAAATCAGGGGTGTCGATTCACAGGGGATGATTTGCTCTGAAGCGGAATTGGGGATTTCAAGCCGAAGCGACGGAATCATGGTTTTGGACAATAAAATTAAGTTCGGCCAGAAACTGCATGATGCGCTTGAGGACGGCGACAGCGTTATTGATATCGACGTCACTCCCAACCGGCCTGATTGCTTTGGGGTTATCGGCATTGCCCGTGACATCTCTGCTCTTTCGAATTCAACTTTAAGAAAGCCCAAACTCGAGCTTGTTGAAAATGGCCGTTCCGTTTCTGATTTAATTAAAATAAATATTTTAGACCCGGAAAAATGTCCCAGGTACACGGCCCGTTTTATCGGCGATATCGAAATTAAACCCTCGCCCTGGTGGCTGGTTCAGAAGCTCGAAGCCGTCGGAGTTCGCTCAACTAACAATGTTGTGGACGTGACAAATTATGTTATGCTGGAAACCGGCCAACCGCTGCATGCCTTTGATTATGACCTGATTCGTGGCCAGGAAATGAATGTAAAAACGGCGACCAAAGGGGAAAAGTTTGTCACTCTGGATAATGTCACTCACACCCTAAATTCCGAATGTCTCATGATTTGCGATGCGGAGGGGGCAGTCGCAATTGGCGGTGTGATGGGTGGTTTAAATTCCGAGGTCTCCGATTCTACAAAAAACATTCTGCTTGAAGCCGCATATTTCGACCCGATAAATATTCGACGGACTTCAAAATTTATCGGCAGCTCGACAGAAGCTTCGCGTAGATTTGAACGTGGGGTTGATCCGAATGGAACTTTGTTTGCCCTCGACAGAGCGGCACAACTTATCGCTGAAGTCTCTGGGGGTAAAATTGCCAAAGGTTCCGTCGACGTTTATCCGACTCAAATCAAGCCTAAGAAGGTTAGATTGCGCAGCGCTCGTGTGGCGCATCTGTTAGGCGTTTCGGTGCCGGTAAAGGAAATCAAGTCAATTTTGGAAAGACTTGGATTTAAAGTCAGCGGTGAAAATGATTTTCAGGTCGAGGTGCCGACGTTCAGGCCGGACGTAACCCGGGAAGCAGACTTGATTGAAGAGGTTGCCAGGCTGTATGGATACGACAACATTCCGGCCGATACAACCGCTTTGATCGAACAGGCTGTTTCGAAAAGCACTTACGAACAATTTATAAAAAAAATTACCAACACTTTGATTTCGTTTGGATTTTCGGAAACTGTAACATATAATTTAATCAGTAAGAAGCACGCTGAAATTTTTTCGTCGAATAAGGAAAGGGCTCACGTAATTAATCCACTCAGTGAAGATTTATCTAATTTACGTCCAAGCTTAATTCCGGGATTGTTAAAAACCGCACAGTGGAATATCAATCGCCAAAATAGCAATCTAAAGTTATTTGAAATTGGCTCGGTCTTTCACAAGGTAGGCAAAAATATCGAAGAAAAAGCCAGCGTTGCCGGAATTTTAACCGGATATTCTGCGGAGGAGGCCTGGAATATTAAAGCGAAAATTCTGGATATTTATGATCTTAAGGGATATACCCATGAGCTACTTATTAGAAATCGTATCAAGAATTTCTCCTTTGAGCCGCACACAAGTGCTTTTACAAACAAAAAAACCATGGCAATTAAAAAGGACGGCGATTTGTTGGGGTTTTTGGGTGAGGTCAAATCGGAGATTCTGGAAGAGTTTGGGATCGAACAGCCGCTGTTTGCCTTCAATTTTGATTTAGAAAAACTGGTTGAACGGTTGCAATTGGAGCTAGCGTTTTCACCGATTCCAAAATTTCCGCCGATAAAGCGCGCCATGGCTATTGTTGTGAATGAAAGGATGAATGCGGAAAGTTTATTGAAGGAGATAAAGAAAAAAGGTGGAGAATTTCTAAAAAACACAAATGTTTTTGATATTTTCCAGGGAGAATCAATCGGCGCAGGAAAGAAAAGCCTTGCGTTTAATCTAACTTTTTATTCATTAGAAAGGACATTGACGGAAGAAGAAGTAGAGGCGCAGATGAAACAAATTCTTGAGGCGTTAGAAGCTAAGTTTTCTGCGAAACTCAGAAGTTAA
- a CDS encoding cell division protein ZapA — protein sequence MHQESGILKINIYGTEYPIKSDAETDPDYIKNVAEFVDKKMREIDENTQSKSSIKVAILAALNITDELFQERASNESLYGEMEDKIKKLSNKLDQSIQT from the coding sequence ATGCACCAAGAAAGCGGCATTTTAAAAATAAATATTTATGGCACCGAGTATCCTATTAAGAGTGATGCGGAGACGGACCCTGATTACATAAAAAATGTCGCTGAGTTTGTCGATAAGAAGATGCGAGAAATCGATGAGAACACGCAATCGAAGTCCTCAATAAAAGTGGCTATCCTCGCAGCTTTGAATATAACAGACGAGCTATTTCAAGAAAGAGCATCAAATGAGTCGCTATACGGCGAGATGGAAGATAAAATTAAGAAGCTATCTAATAAATTGGATCAAAGTATTCAAACGTAA
- the rny gene encoding ribonuclease Y: MILWVIIAISFGFIAGWFLRQFLGQKKLAKTSEYAAKLINEAKIESENLKREKLLEAKEANFLAKQKIEQELNSKQREAQRLEKQLGNRELNLDRKVDILNKKENELNQLTKNLNVSKEKLRNEESRLERLIEDENQRLEQISGLTTEEAKRIQIQNILEKAKRETALEVREIQEEAKQKAVQEAREIILQAVQRSAVSHIVDTTVSVINLPDDEMKGRIIGREGRNIRAFESATGIEVLIDDTPQTVVLSGFDPLRREIARISLEKLLYDGRIHPGRIEEVVVKTREEIGEKIFEFGENAIHEVGLHGIHSELIRLLGRQNFRTTYGQNLLQHSKEVSSLAGEMAGQLGLDITLAKRAGLLHDIGKAAEEYGGGQVHEIGAELAKKFGENEIVHNVILTQAPNDNHEIISPITVLVRMADAISVSRPGAQKEMLESYIKRLSSMEQIALSFPGVENAYGIQGGKELRVIVEHSIIDDTKAQILADNIAQKLKEETEFPGQIRIIVIREYRAVDFAK; encoded by the coding sequence ATTATACTATGGGTCATTATCGCTATCTCTTTTGGGTTTATTGCCGGATGGTTTCTACGACAATTTCTTGGTCAAAAAAAATTAGCCAAAACATCCGAATATGCAGCAAAACTAATTAATGAAGCCAAAATTGAGAGTGAAAATTTAAAAAGAGAGAAACTGCTTGAAGCGAAAGAAGCGAATTTTCTAGCAAAGCAGAAAATTGAACAAGAACTCAACAGCAAGCAGCGTGAAGCACAACGTTTAGAAAAGCAACTTGGTAATCGTGAGCTCAATTTGGATAGAAAAGTAGATATTCTGAATAAAAAAGAGAATGAATTAAATCAACTTACCAAAAATTTGAATGTCTCAAAAGAAAAACTGAGAAACGAGGAATCGAGGTTAGAGAGACTAATAGAGGACGAAAATCAACGTCTCGAACAAATTTCCGGTCTCACGACTGAAGAAGCGAAGCGGATTCAAATACAGAATATCTTAGAAAAAGCAAAACGAGAAACCGCTTTGGAAGTTCGGGAGATTCAGGAAGAAGCAAAACAGAAAGCGGTTCAGGAAGCCCGGGAAATTATTCTGCAGGCGGTTCAAAGGAGCGCTGTTAGCCATATTGTTGACACAACTGTTTCGGTTATAAATCTACCCGATGACGAAATGAAGGGGCGAATCATTGGCCGCGAAGGAAGAAATATCCGCGCATTTGAAAGCGCTACCGGAATCGAAGTCTTAATTGACGACACACCCCAGACTGTGGTTTTGTCCGGGTTTGATCCCCTGAGAAGAGAGATCGCTCGAATATCGTTAGAGAAACTACTGTATGACGGCAGAATTCACCCTGGGCGGATTGAAGAAGTGGTTGTCAAGACCCGAGAAGAAATCGGTGAAAAAATATTTGAATTCGGAGAAAACGCAATTCATGAGGTTGGATTGCATGGAATTCATTCTGAATTGATCCGACTTTTAGGTAGGCAAAATTTCAGGACAACATATGGGCAGAACCTTCTGCAGCACTCTAAAGAAGTCTCGAGTCTCGCGGGTGAAATGGCAGGGCAGCTTGGATTGGATATAACTCTTGCCAAAAGGGCTGGTCTGCTCCATGATATTGGTAAAGCAGCGGAAGAATATGGGGGTGGCCAGGTTCACGAGATTGGTGCTGAGTTAGCGAAAAAGTTTGGAGAAAATGAGATTGTTCACAACGTAATATTGACCCAGGCACCTAATGACAATCACGAGATAATTTCGCCAATCACGGTTTTAGTGCGAATGGCTGACGCAATTTCCGTTTCCCGGCCCGGTGCTCAAAAAGAGATGCTTGAAAGTTATATAAAGCGCTTGAGTTCCATGGAACAAATAGCTCTCTCGTTTCCGGGGGTTGAAAATGCTTATGGGATCCAGGGCGGTAAAGAATTACGTGTCATCGTTGAGCACAGCATTATAGACGACACGAAAGCCCAAATCTTAGCGGATAATATTGCCCAGAAACTTAAGGAGGAAACGGAATTTCCGGGACAAATCAGGATTATTGTCATTAGAGAGTACCGAGCAGTAGATTTTGCCAAATAG
- a CDS encoding TIGR00282 family metallophosphoesterase, whose product MQNQIIKVLFIADIVGQPGLEIITKLLGGFKQKNKIDFCIANGENGCEGKGLTQKIAYSYFNQGIDVITSGNHIWANNNINDLLKTDKRILRPLNYPDGNIGGGSTIIELENNLKIAVINLQGRTFMYSIDCPFKRGLDEVRKIQKETNIIIVDFHAEATAEKMAMGWWLDGKVSAVIGTHTHVPTADERVLHEGTAYITDAGMTGPFDSVIGLKKELAIKRFLHQSYVRYKPAEENIRLCGVMVSIDRENGKAESIERVSLP is encoded by the coding sequence ATGCAAAATCAAATCATCAAAGTTTTATTTATCGCTGACATTGTTGGGCAGCCCGGGCTGGAAATCATAACAAAGTTACTTGGCGGCTTTAAACAAAAAAACAAGATTGATTTTTGCATCGCAAACGGAGAAAACGGCTGTGAAGGAAAAGGGCTGACTCAAAAAATAGCTTATAGTTATTTTAACCAGGGTATTGATGTTATCACGAGTGGCAATCACATCTGGGCGAATAACAATATCAATGATTTGCTGAAAACGGATAAAAGAATCCTGCGGCCCCTTAACTATCCAGACGGCAATATCGGCGGCGGCTCGACAATCATTGAACTTGAAAACAATCTAAAAATTGCCGTAATAAATCTGCAGGGACGAACTTTTATGTACTCAATCGATTGTCCCTTTAAAAGAGGTTTGGACGAAGTGCGGAAAATACAGAAAGAAACAAATATAATTATTGTGGATTTTCATGCTGAGGCCACCGCGGAAAAAATGGCTATGGGGTGGTGGTTAGATGGAAAAGTCAGCGCCGTAATTGGGACACATACACATGTTCCTACTGCGGATGAAAGAGTTCTGCACGAAGGAACCGCTTATATCACCGATGCCGGTATGACCGGACCGTTTGACTCGGTCATCGGCTTAAAAAAGGAGCTGGCGATCAAACGGTTTTTGCATCAAAGCTATGTGCGCTACAAACCTGCTGAAGAGAACATTAGACTTTGCGGCGTGATGGTGTCAATTGATAGAGAAAATGGCAAAGCGGAAAGTATTGAACGAGTGAGTTTGCCTTAG
- the folD gene encoding bifunctional methylenetetrahydrofolate dehydrogenase/methenyltetrahydrofolate cyclohydrolase FolD, giving the protein MAQIIDGKKIAQEIKNELKEKIEELKSSGCIPGLTVVIVGEDPASQIYVRMKTKASQELGINSETIALPADTLQTKLLELIDRLNKDESVHGILVQLPLPEQIDEDAIINSISPEKDVDGFHPVNRGKLMVGEDTFAPCTPLGIQEMLVRSNFDPNGKHVVIVGRSKIVGMPLATMLGQKKSGANATVTVCHTGTKDISYFTRQADILVAAIGRPEVIKGEMVKEGAAVIDVGINRVQAPDTEKGYRIVGDVEFESASQKAAAISPVPGGVGPMTIAMLLSNTVKSAQNFCASSSTG; this is encoded by the coding sequence ATGGCTCAGATTATTGATGGGAAAAAAATAGCTCAGGAAATCAAGAATGAGCTTAAAGAAAAAATAGAAGAACTCAAAAGTTCCGGTTGTATACCAGGCTTAACGGTCGTGATTGTCGGCGAAGATCCGGCCTCACAAATCTATGTGAGAATGAAAACTAAAGCTTCGCAAGAACTCGGAATTAACTCAGAAACCATTGCATTGCCGGCTGATACCTTGCAAACAAAACTTTTAGAGCTTATCGATAGACTCAATAAAGATGAAAGTGTACATGGAATTTTAGTACAGCTCCCTTTACCCGAACAAATTGATGAAGACGCGATTATAAATTCCATCTCGCCAGAAAAAGATGTTGACGGCTTTCACCCGGTCAATCGGGGGAAACTGATGGTAGGGGAAGACACATTTGCTCCGTGTACGCCCTTAGGCATTCAGGAGATGTTAGTCCGAAGTAATTTCGATCCGAATGGCAAGCACGTAGTTATTGTTGGCAGAAGTAAAATCGTCGGCATGCCTTTGGCAACCATGTTGGGCCAAAAGAAGTCCGGTGCGAATGCAACAGTCACGGTTTGCCACACCGGCACAAAGGATATAAGTTATTTTACAAGGCAGGCCGATATTTTAGTGGCTGCCATTGGACGCCCTGAGGTGATTAAAGGCGAGATGGTTAAAGAAGGTGCAGCGGTTATCGACGTTGGAATTAACCGCGTCCAAGCTCCCGACACGGAAAAAGGCTACCGAATTGTCGGCGATGTGGAGTTTGAGTCGGCTTCTCAAAAGGCGGCGGCGATCAGTCCGGTTCCCGGCGGCGTCGGTCCGATGACGATCGCGATGCTTTTAAGCAATACTGTAAAATCGGCACAAAATTTTTGCGCCAGTAGCTCAACTGGATAG